In Leptospira fletcheri, the genomic window TTTCACACTTTCCCAATAAAACGGATCGTGAAGCCGTTTCCAAATTGCTCCAGTCGAACGAGATCGGAGTTTCCGGACTTTTAGAGAAGGTAAGGACCGGAACCGAAAAGCAAATCTTGGCTGGAAAATCCTCCGAAGAGGTGGCTAAAAACGTTCTTTCCTCTTTAGCTTTAATTCGGGAGCCCGGGGAGAGAATTTATCGCGGAACGAAGTTCTATAATTACGGCGAAGAAAAGCCGATCTTTTACGTTTCTTATTTTTTCGTCCATCCGGAAAACGGAAAAATCTACGAAGTCGGTTTCGATTATAAATCTTTGAGGGAGTTTTTACACGATCCTTCTCTGGTTTTGGTGACTTCTCTCATCGCCGTCATCCTGATTGTATCGATTGGATTCCGATTCTTTTTTCAATTCGCCTTGATCGTTCCGATGAGCGAAGTGGTCGTCGGATTGACCGAGGTGAATTCGGGAAATCTGGATTATCGTCTTACTCCGCGTGTCGAGGATGAAATAGGCTTTATCGCCCGTTCCTTTAACAGGATGGCCAGGTCCATCCAAGCGGCAAGAAAACGACTAGAGCAATACGCGAACGAACTTGAGGAAAAAGTAAAAGAAAGAACCAAGGAATTGGAGCAGACTCTCGACGAAGTTCGCGAGTTGAAGCAGCAACAGGACGGGGATTATTTCCTCACGTCTCTGTTGATCAAGCCTCTAGGAGCTAATAAGGCCAACCAAGAGAACGTCAAAGTGGATTTTCTGATGGAGCAGAAAAAGAAGTTCACTTTCAGGCGATATAAGGACGAGATCGGAGGGGATCTCAATATTTCGAATCATATCGATCTCCAAGGGAGATCTTATACGGTCTTTTTGAATGCCGATGCGATGGGAAAATCCATGCAAGGAGCAGGAGGAGCGTTGGTTCTCGGTGCCGTATTCGAATCCATCATCGAAAGAACTAGGATCGTGGAATCCATGCGGACCCAATCTCCGGAACGTTGGCTCAAGAACGCGTTTACGGAACTCCATAAGGTATTTGAGAGTTTTGACGGCTCCATGCTCGTGTCTTCCGTGGTCGGTCTGATCGACGACGAGGTTGGAGTATTATATTTTATTAATGCAGAGCATCCTTGGACTGTTCTGTATCGGGATGGAATAGCCAGTTTTATCGAAGACGAACTGATGTTCCGCAAGTTGGGCACTACCGGAATGGAAGGGCGAATTTTCATCAAGACGTTCCAGCTTGAAACTGGAGACGTGATCATAGCTGGATCTGATGGACGGGATGACATTCTTTTAGGCGTCGATGCCGAAGGAGCTAGGATCATTAACGACGACGAACGCCTTTTTTTACGCACCGTAGAGGAGGCGAAAGGAGATTTAAAAGAAATCTACTCCGGTATATTATCCAAGGGAAATCTTACCGACGACCTTTCGTTGATCCGTCTTTCTTTTAAGGAATCGGATCCCGAGCAAAGAAGGATAGAGGAAGAGCAAAAGGGAAAAGTCCGGGAGCTTCTTAAAAAGGCGAAAGAGACTTCGCAAAACAAAGAGATCGATGAGGCGATTTCCTACTTGGAACAGGCGGAATCTTTGAATAGCAGAATCCCCGAGGTAAAAAAGAATTTCGTCCGCCTGTTTTTAAAGATGAAGGATTATACGAAAGCCGCCCGTTATGCGGAGGATTATCTGAATATTAAACCGGTGGATAAGGAAATCCTGTATGTAGCTTCGTACGCGGCGAGAAAAGCGGGTCAACTTAGAAAAGCTCTGGACTTCGGGGAAAGGCTGCTTTTAAGAGAGCCGGACCATTTTAAAAATCTGATGAACCTCGCTCAAATTTACATCGCCTTAAAGAACTACAGCAGGGCCATGGTAATGACCCAGTCCGCTCTCAGATTGGACCCTGATAACGAAGCGATCCTAAAAATCAAAGATGTGTTGCGCACTTACACGGACAAAAAGCCGGAAGCTGAGGAGAAGCACATCTAAAGAGAAGCTATTCAAGACTCGGATGAATGATTACTTCCGCCTTGATGGAATTTCCTATAAAACAACTCTTATGGGCAAGCTCGTGTAGGGTTTTGAGTTCTTCTTCAGTCGGGAAGTTTTCCTGAGCGAATTTGGTTTTGGGATGGATGTCGATTTTAACGATCGCAAGTTTTCCGTTCTCGTTTTTGTCCAGGGTGGATATCGCAGTATCGGAATATTCCAACACTATGTACTTTCTTTTGGCGGCGACCGCCAAAAACGTTAACATGTGACAACTAGATAAGGAAGCTGCGATGATTTCCTCCGGATTCGCGTATTCCTCTTTCCCGAAAGTAGAGGCAGTTGACGATCCTCTGATTTCTTGTCCTCCTCCGAAGCGAATGAAATGGGTTCGATCATAAGTTTCGTACTTAAACTCTTCCGGCCCTTTTTTCCAATTTAATTGAATACGATACTCGGACATATTCTCTGCTCCATATATTTTTCATGAAACGTTAAAATGTTGTAACGTTCCTTTCTTTTGCGGCGAATTTTCCACGGTCGTTCAGCAAAAAAGTGTCGCTTTCTGACCTATTTCCTATTCTAAATCTCCTGTAAGTAATGTAAATAAATTACTGGGGAACGGGCACTATGTCGAATCAAACCGGGGCCGAGAAGATTGCGGCTACAGGACCGATCACGATCAACCGGATACGATTTGGATTAATTTTTCTTTATTTTGCTTCGATTGCGATCGGCTATAAGCTTAGCACGACGACTCAAAATACGATGTACATCGCGGGTACTTCAGCCATGGTTCTGTATACCCTTTACTCCTTTTACAAAAACCGATTCGGCGGTGGAGTTTCCCCAGTTTTAGGAAAAGCATTCGTATTGGTAGACGTGGTAGTGCTTACGCTAGTGATGATAGGCGCCACGTTCGAAGACCCCAAACGTGCGTCGGTAGTGATTCGGCAAATCGTATTATTCACAATATATGTGATTTATATAATATATTCCGGACTTCTCCTATCCACTTCGTTTGTGATATGGACCGGATTGTCTTCCGTGGTTGCGCAATTGATCATTATCTTCAACGCCAAGCTGACCGGAGTAATTTTTACGGAAGATCCCAAGATAGTAAATCTTCCAGGATACGCTCCCATCTCCGAACAGTTCACGAAAACGGCCTTTTTGATCGTTGTAGTGTTCATCGTCCGAACTTTAATTTCCATATTTATGCGACTAAAGGATGCGGAGGAGGAAAAGTCGATCGCCGCCGAACGTGCCAGAATGGAACTGGAAACGGAAAGGGAAAAAATGACCATCTCAGCCAGCTCCCTCAGACGGAATTCGAAAACACTACGGGAGTTTTCGGGAGAATTATCGGAAGTGGTCAGCAGTCATGCGGCTTCTTTCGAGCAAATCAGTTCGACGATGGAGGAATTCCTGGCGCAGACCGAGCACTCTGCGGGGACGGTCCGAAATCAGTTGTTACGCATCGAAGGTTTGCTCGGTGAAAGCGGTAACCTACATGATTTGATTGAAAAGATCGACAGCAATTCCTCCCAATTGAACAAGAACATGGAGATCGTTTTATCTGCGAGCAAGGAAGTTAGCGCTTTTGTCGAAGCGCTTCGTCAATCTCTGGATTCGCTCGGAAATTCCTTTCGCTCCGTCGGGGAAGTGAATCAGATCATGTCCGACGTGGCGGATCGTACGAACTTGCTTTCCTTAAACGCGTCGATCGAAGCTGCGCGGGCCGGAATGGCGGGTAAAGGGTTTGCGGTTGTTGCCGTCGAGGTTTCCAAGCTAGCCGAAAGCAGTTCGGAAAACGCGGACCGTATCTCTAGGATCATCAAAGAAAGTACGGGACACGTTTTGGAAGGACAGAAATCCGCATCGACAGCGACGCAAAAAGTGCAACAGCAGGAATCGTTGTTCGGTAATTTCTTGGATCGGTTCGCGCAGCTGAGTGAATTGCTGGAAAAGCAGAAGACGGTCAACGACCGCTTTTTATCCAACTTAGGCGAGTTGCGGGACCTTTCTTCGGACATTGAGATTGCGTCAAAAGAGCAGGCCTCGGGTTCGGGCTCGATGATGCAGGCGGTTTCGGCCCTACAGAGTTCCATGGATTCGCTTTTGGATAAAAGCGAACTTCTCGGCGAAACGATTCGAACTTTGGAAAAGGAAGCAGAAGTACTTACTCTCCAAGAAAGCTCGGTGAATTAAAGAGAAGACTTTTTCTTTTGGCTTCTTGCAACGATTCCTTTTGTCTTGCGGATCATTTCGAAAGGAATTTCTCCTTGCATTTTCCCTTTAGCCGATTAAAACCGTGGGTCGATGTTGTTTTTCGATTCTTGGGCGATTTCCACTCTTATCTGCTGCATATTTACTCTCATCATTTTCGTCTATCTCGCTGCGTTAAAAAACAAGGCGAGTTATACCGGGTCTTTTTCCGTACTGTTCCTGTTGGTCTTTATCGTAAATTTGGGATTTTTTATCTCTGCGATATTCCCGTATCCTAACGGTGCATTTCATCGAATGCTGACCGGTCCCGGAGCAGCGTTCGGGACGATTTTCCTTTGTGTGTTTTCCTATTTGTATCCTCGGAACGACCGACCGAAGGAAGCGAAAATCGTGCTAGGCATTTTGTCTTCCATCTCCCTAGTCGCGGTCATTTATTCGTATTATCAGATTTTAACTCATGATCCGATTTTCGATTTTCAAGGCCAGATATACACGTATCCCGCCGGCGTCGGCGGTATACTTGCGATAGTAATGATCGGATTTTTGGTATCGATGCTCGTCATTCAAATCAGGAAAATCGTGCAAAGTTCCGGAGAAGAAAAGAAAGCGCTGATTCAAATGTCGATCGCTATCGGAGTTACCTATCTCGTACCCGTTTTTTCCAATTTGCTATTGCGTGAAGGCTATATAAAATTTCAGGTGTTCCAGCAGCTATATGTCGGTTTCATGATAGTGGGTTATTTTTCGCTCACGATCGTATTCATCAATAATACGGTGGATCGGACTTCTTTCATGACTAAGATCGTCGGAATAACGGTCGTCACCAGTCTTGTCTTTGCACAAGGATTCTCCACCGTTTTGAACATTAGAAACGAGGCACTTTATGATGAGATCAGCCTGAAAGAAGCTTTGACTTTCGTTTCCACGGGAAAATCGGACGGTACATCGATAGCATATGTGATATCTCTAGGTAAGAATTCCCAGAGAGCAAAATTACTTCACAAAAAGGAAAACTACGAACCGAATCTCGACGAGTCCCTAAAGGATATCGTCAAAAACAAAAGTGCGGGAAATTTCCTGAAAAGAATTCCCACGGTCAATCTTCCGAAATCGACGCAAAACGCTTCCAAATACGTTCCTAAATTGTCCGATCTATTCTACTCATATTACATATCCGATACCGAAAACGACAGGATAGTTCAGGTCGCTTTTCCCTATGTCTACTATCGGACTTTTCTGGATGAAACGAACAGGTGGGTCGCGATTCTGACACTGTTCCTGGTGTTGATCATTCTGACCTTGTTTCCGGTTTTTTTCAGTCGGAGTTTAGTGCGCCCTTTGAATACTCTGATCCAGGGTGTCGGAGAAGTGAACCTTGGAAATCTTTCCGTAAAAATTCCCGTACTAGTTCAGGACGAGATCGGCTTTCTCACGGATGCGTTTAACAAAATGGTCCAGAGCATTCTCGAAGGCAGGACCAAACTGGAAGAGTACGCGGACACGCTGGAAGAAAAAGTGGAATCCAGAACCAAGGAAGTCACGGAGAAAATGGAGGAGATACAGTCTTTAAAAGTCCAACAAGACGGTGACTATTATCTGACCTCCCTTTTGAGTCGTCCTTTAATGACCAATTGGAATAAATCGAGAAGCGTAAGCACTGCGTTCTACATAGAACAGAAAAAGAAATTCACTTTTCGTAATAAGAATTCCGAAATCGGAGGGGATATATGCATCAGCGGAAATCTCCTCTTCGGCAGCGACAAGGATCGTTGGACCGTTTTCGTTAACGGTGATGCGATGGGAAAATCCATGCAGGGGGCCGGCGGCGCCATCGTTTTGGGCACGGCGATGAATAATATCATGGCTCGTTCGGCGGGAAAAGGAAAAGCCCTGGAATCCAGTCCCGAAGATTGGATCCAGGATACGTATCGGGAACTTGACGATATATTCAGGACATTCGACGGGGTGATGATGGCGTCCGTCGTACTGGGATTGATCAACGAACGTACCGGGAGAATGTTATATTTCAACGCCGAACATCCTTGGACGGTACTGTTTCGGGACGGAAAATCCTCCTTTTTGGAGAAGGAACTGACCTTAAGAAAGTTAGGTTCTCCTTCCGAGATGAGTTTTAAGATTTTAGAATATGTTTTGAAACCCGGGGACGTGATATATGTGGGCTCGGACGGAAGAGACGATATAAACGTAGCCCAAGGAAATTCCTCCTGGACGATGAACGAGGATGAAACGATATTTTTAAAAGCTGTTGAATCCTCTAAAGCGGATCTGGATGGAGTCGTGAATTATATTCATGGGCTAGGCATATTGACCGACGATCTTTCTTTGATCAGGATCGGCTTTCAGGAGACCGAGGTTGCGACGGCTTCGGAACCTAAACGCAAATATGGAGATACGGCGATCCGAAAATTTTCGGAAGCCAAAGAACTATTACAGCAAGACGAAATCTCCACCGCCGTCGTTCTTTTGGAGGAGACGATCAAATCGGAACCCGATTTTAAGGAAGCGATCCGGCTTCTCGGACAGATCTATTACGACCAAAAGGATTACGAAAAAGCCGCGAGTCTTTTTGCTGAGTATGTAAAGTTCGATTCGGATTCACCGAATATCTGGTTTCTCCTTTCGATATGTCAAAAATATCTGAAAAATTATTCGCAAGCCAGCATATCGGCGGAAAAGGTTCGATACTCCCAACCTCAGAGACTCGCTAACCTAGTGAATCTCACGGACAACTATCGACTTTTAGGTCGTTGGGAAGAGGCGAGATCCACTCTTTTAGTCGCACAGAGCATCGACAAGGAAAGCCCCGGAGTCAAGAAACTGGACGAGCTTCTCAAATCCAAAGGCTACTGAGGAATTTTAGGTTGTGAAATGGGCCTTTTTACAATGTGCTGTCAAAAGGACCCTCTAGGACGCCGGTTCGACTCGTCGTCTTCATAGCGTAAGCCCGAAAATTTCCGATTCGTCTTTGATACGGTTCCACGTCGGAATATTTCGTCTCATTTGATAAAAGACGGGCTTTTTCTGGAGGTTCTTAAGGTAGATTCGAGGTACCATAGATGGCCAATTTATACTACGATCAGGACACTGATATTTCCCTTCTGAAAGGAAAAACGATCGCCGTAATCGGTTACGGTAGCCAAGGGCACGCTCAGGCTCAGAACATGAAAGATTCCGGCCTGAAAGTGATTATCGGATTAAAGGAAGGATCTAAATCGAAAAAGGACGCGCAAGAAGCCGGATTCGAAGTGTATTCCGTCGCGGAAGCGGCCAAAAAAGCGGATATTATTCAGATTCTTGCACCGGACGAGATCCAAGCTGACATTTATAAGGCCGATATCGAGCCGAATTTAAAGAAAGGCGATGCGTTGGTATTCTCGCACGGATTCAATATCCATTACGAATTCATTAAACCTCCGCAGGATGTGGACGTCTATATGGTGGCTCCGAAAGGTCCGGGCCATCTCGTTCGTCGCGTTTATGTGGAAGGAGGCGGTGTTCCTTGCTTAATCGCGGTTAATCAGGATGCGACCGGCGAGGCTAAAAAGCGCGCTCTGGCTCACGCTGCAGGAGTAGGCGGTGGTCGTGCGGGAATTCTCGAGACGTCTTTCCGCGAAGAAACTGAGACGGACCTATTCGGAGAGCAGGTCGTTCTCTGCGGTGGACTATCCAATCTGATTATGGCGGGATTCGAAACATTAACCGAAGCGGGGTATGATCCTGAGATCGCGTATTTCGAATGTCTTCACGAAGTGAAACTGATTACGGACCTGATTTACGAAGGCGGATTGGCTCGTATGCGCTACTCAATTTCCGGAACCGCGGAATACGGGGATTACGTTTCCGGTCCTCGTATCATCGACGCAGGCGTAAAAGCCAGAATGAAAGACGTCTTGAACGATATCCAAAAGGATAAGGGAGCCAAATTCGCGAAAGCCTGGATTGCGGAGACCAAAGCGGGATATCCTGAATTCAATAAAATGCGGGATAAGAACGCCAACCATCCGATCGAAGGTGTCGGAAAGAAATTGCGCAGCATGATGAAGTGGCTCGGTAAATAAGAATTCAAGAATTCTGTTTTTTGGAAGCCGGAGCTTAAAATCTCCGGCTTTTTTATTTTCAGGATTCGAAAATACGGGATATCAAAATAGCGCGGTCCTACCCGCGGCAGTCCCCTTCTATCACCCTCCCGATTTTACTACGGAAATTTTCGCAAAAATCGTCTTTTATCCGCCATTTTGCTCGAACAAAGAACCTCCATAAAGGCAAAAAAATAATGACAAACCTTTTGATTTTGCTATTTTTAGGACCACTCAAGCCAGGAGGCTCGGATTGAAATCCTTAATTTCAGCAATCGGAATCTCTCTTTTTCTGTTTTCAACGGACGTATTTGCGCAGAGAAGATTCGGACTCATCTTCGGCTCGAACTATAAAGGAAACAAAGCGGGGATTCCAGAACTTAACCTTTGCGAAGCCGACGCTAAGTATCTTCACGACGAAATAAGACGCGTTGGCAAGTTCGACGATATTAAGATCATTCTCGGAAAGGACGTCACGAAGGATAATATTCAGAAAGAGATTAAAGCGCTCTCTTCTCGTGCGAAATCCGATGACACGGTCTTTCTCTATTTCTCCGGACACGGAGCTTTTCAAAGAGATGCGAACGCCAAGAATGGAATGCGGAATTTCATCATTTGCTATGACCGTCCACATTTGAGCGACGATGAGCTGAACGATTATCTGAGCGATATCAAGTCCCCTAAAACTGTATTCGTCTTCGACTGTTGTTTTTCGGGCGGGATTACCAAAAAAGGAAGATCGACTAGAGGAGCCGCACCCGTTCCGATTCCGCAAGGGAGTGATGGAACGGTCCGCCAAGATCCTCAGGACTTCTATTTCCAGGATAAGGCGATCATTTCCTCTGCGGACGATAATCAGACCGCAATAGAAGTGGGCGGAAATATCAATCACGGAATCTTTACATATACGTTCGGAAAAGCGCTTTCTACCGCGGATTTGAATCACGATAATGTGGTTACCGCATTGGAAGCGTTTTTCGTTTCCAGGGACGATACGGCCGCAATGGCCAAGAAATTCGACCATGAACAGGTACCACAGGTATCGGGAAACGCGTCAGGAATCCTGTTGGCTGGGGAGAAGAAACCCGAACCTCCTCCTGCGGTGGAACCCACCAAACCTCCGGTCAATCCTACGGTAACTCCCGATGTGGATCCTCCCAAGCCGAATCCGGTAACGCCTGTAGTGACCCCGCAAGAGCCGCCCGTAGTTCCGACGAATTCGAAAGGGGATCTGGTGATCAAGACGACGATCATACAGGACAGGGCTTACGGAGTGTCAGATCTTCCACCCGATATACGTTTAACGACAGGTAAGAAGAGAAAAGGGAATCGTTCCGTGAAAGTATTGATCGACGATAAGGAGTACGAAACCAAAATCTCGACCGAGTCTTCCGCATATTGGGGTTCGGTCAAAAAAATGGGCAAATTGGTTTCCGGAGCGATTTATACGCTTACTTTGAAGGACCTTCCCGCAGGCGTTCATAAGATAACGATTCAGGCGGATGATTATCCGGAGATTCAAAAAACGCAGGCAGTGATTCCGAACAAAAAGAACGAAATGGAAGTAGTGACTTCTATGTCCGGTTTCGGCGCGATACGCGGCAAGGTCTTTTACCAGACTTTGGACAACCCGGTAATCAATCAGCCGATTTATATGCCAACGATTTCGAGCGTAACAGGGATCCAGAAACTAAATACGGATCAGAGCGGAAACTTCTGGTTTACGAACCTGAAACCGGGAGAATACGAAATCAAGGCTTCTTTTGCGGAGGATTTGAATTTGAACAATTCGAATCTCGTCGTCAAGGAAGGAGAAGTGACGGAAGTGGACGTGATTCTAAACGTGAAGCTTCCTTCTACGAAAACGAAATATTGATTTCGGAAGAAGAGTAATATGAAAAAAGCCTTCCGATCGGAAGGCTTTTTTATTCTATCAGTCTTTCTGGAAATGTTTCCACTGACTGGAATTAATTCTTCTTTTACGGATTTCGTTCAGTTTTTTCATTTGTTTCGTATCCAGTAGATTTCCCGCTTTTAAACCCGAGGTAGGTAAAGCGGTGTCATCCGTCAGATTTGCGAAGATTCCACTGACCTTGGCAAAAGAACTCCGGAGATCCGGATCCATTTCCGAATACAACATAAATCGCCTCCGTGCGACCCTTCGGGTGGAAAAGTGAGAAGGTCCGTCGATCCGTCCGTGGAAGAGGAGCCTTTCCCTGAACTGTACTTCGGGGGATTTACAAAATACTTGAGGTTTTTTTTTCTTGTACGATAAGAAAGTACCGGATAAAAACGGTTAAAATGCAGATTCGTCTGGAAAATCGAACGGGACGAAGGTCGGGGAGATACGTAGTTTACGAGTACGGAACCGACTTATTCGGCTACGTGTACGTGGATAAATTCCGCGGAAAAGACCGTGGGCGAATCGTATCCAGATGGGTTATGAATGACCTCGGCTCCATGGTCCGCTTATTGGACCACGAGCTGTATCGCCGCGAATCCGAAAATTACGAGAACGTTTCGGCAGCTGTATGAATATCTCGGCCCGGGTTCTCTCCGTAGAAAGGAGAAAAACCCGAATCTCAAAACTTCTTACTTTCGAAGAAAGAAAACTCCGTAACCTATCCACACTGAGGCTTTTCTCATTCGCGGCTTTTTTCCTTTGGATTCTAACCGCATATCTACTCAGGCCTACTTCCGAAATTTATTATCTTCCCTCTGTCCTCTTTTTGGCCGCATTTTACCGATTGCTTGGAATGTACCAGGCAAGAAAGGACAAGAAAGATCGCCTAAGTCTCTGGATCCGGTTTTTGGAGGAGCAGAAGGCAAGGCTGACCTTAACTCCAGGGGAATATCCGCGGATAAAGCGGGAATTGTACCGCAATCTTTCCGGGCAGAGGGATCTCCCTACATGGACCAAAGATTTGGATTTTTTAGGAGAAAGCGGGATATTTTCGCGGATCGATACCGCTTCCACATCCGAGGGTCAAATACGCTTTCTATCTTATTTTTTGGAACCGAAGCGGGTACTTACTTCGCGGGAAAGACAATCTTCCGTTTTGAAACTTTCCAAAAGATTGCCTACAGTCCAAAAACTTTTACGACTGTTCAAGCTTTACGAAGCATCCTTACCGGAACTCGAAGAGAAAAAGGAAGAATCTTTACCTTCCTACATTCCTTCTCTTTTCAAAAAAGATTCGAAAGATTCGACGGAAGAAAAAGGAAGTCCTCCTTCCGATTTATTCCGTCAAAGTCCCGACGAATTTTGGACCGGCGCCTTCGGGGAGAGGGGAAGGATTGTTCGCGCCGTTTTTCCTTTCTGGGTCGCCTTTAACTGGATTGTCGTTTTAGGAGCTTTGCTAGGGGGAAAGACTTGGGGTTTCGGTCTGTTTCTATTGAACTTATCCTTATTCGGATTCTATCGTGGAACTTCACTGGATATGATTCGTTCCCTAGCCAAGCAGTCCGAGTCTCTTCCTAGATTGGGAAAAATCTTGAATTACGCGATACGTTCGAATCTTGCCGGCAGTTCAGGAAAAAAATTCTTTT contains:
- a CDS encoding SpoIIE family protein phosphatase, whose protein sequence is MDHIYLNFYFFGSLLASLFALYVSLFFLTIKDRSKAAFHLGLSALSTFVFHLGYAIGFLSYDEWSIFHRWIVIPTPMIGYTQLLIFFFYFPQPKKVKLGLSVYAASYLGVAIMTGYYIVASMQSVRTFVMGSHYWDFETHQFYKIFSLVVLTYNLLFLIAGIWRAISEKGRERRSVIYIILSYCVITIFPGVANALSRDGSISRALYQQVADLGLVTGLFLILVVYVNTTKERTTILSRIVGITMATFLLVFQLVGYAILNGYESSFDQIKIRESKLVVMEGEKPSGFAYEISYDPSEDSFTTEKGLKDPRFVEEDKTEIRFFHFYSRLTGLGSLPAKKRWEKSKEILESSPREFYGYREAVRQFLADKGDKNVSDEEISSLFKNIRKNLSVIRSKFSHFPNKTDREAVSKLLQSNEIGVSGLLEKVRTGTEKQILAGKSSEEVAKNVLSSLALIREPGERIYRGTKFYNYGEEKPIFYVSYFFVHPENGKIYEVGFDYKSLREFLHDPSLVLVTSLIAVILIVSIGFRFFFQFALIVPMSEVVVGLTEVNSGNLDYRLTPRVEDEIGFIARSFNRMARSIQAARKRLEQYANELEEKVKERTKELEQTLDEVRELKQQQDGDYFLTSLLIKPLGANKANQENVKVDFLMEQKKKFTFRRYKDEIGGDLNISNHIDLQGRSYTVFLNADAMGKSMQGAGGALVLGAVFESIIERTRIVESMRTQSPERWLKNAFTELHKVFESFDGSMLVSSVVGLIDDEVGVLYFINAEHPWTVLYRDGIASFIEDELMFRKLGTTGMEGRIFIKTFQLETGDVIIAGSDGRDDILLGVDAEGARIINDDERLFLRTVEEAKGDLKEIYSGILSKGNLTDDLSLIRLSFKESDPEQRRIEEEQKGKVRELLKKAKETSQNKEIDEAISYLEQAESLNSRIPEVKKNFVRLFLKMKDYTKAARYAEDYLNIKPVDKEILYVASYAARKAGQLRKALDFGERLLLREPDHFKNLMNLAQIYIALKNYSRAMVMTQSALRLDPDNEAILKIKDVLRTYTDKKPEAEEKHI
- a CDS encoding SpoIIE family protein phosphatase, with product MLFFDSWAISTLICCIFTLIIFVYLAALKNKASYTGSFSVLFLLVFIVNLGFFISAIFPYPNGAFHRMLTGPGAAFGTIFLCVFSYLYPRNDRPKEAKIVLGILSSISLVAVIYSYYQILTHDPIFDFQGQIYTYPAGVGGILAIVMIGFLVSMLVIQIRKIVQSSGEEKKALIQMSIAIGVTYLVPVFSNLLLREGYIKFQVFQQLYVGFMIVGYFSLTIVFINNTVDRTSFMTKIVGITVVTSLVFAQGFSTVLNIRNEALYDEISLKEALTFVSTGKSDGTSIAYVISLGKNSQRAKLLHKKENYEPNLDESLKDIVKNKSAGNFLKRIPTVNLPKSTQNASKYVPKLSDLFYSYYISDTENDRIVQVAFPYVYYRTFLDETNRWVAILTLFLVLIILTLFPVFFSRSLVRPLNTLIQGVGEVNLGNLSVKIPVLVQDEIGFLTDAFNKMVQSILEGRTKLEEYADTLEEKVESRTKEVTEKMEEIQSLKVQQDGDYYLTSLLSRPLMTNWNKSRSVSTAFYIEQKKKFTFRNKNSEIGGDICISGNLLFGSDKDRWTVFVNGDAMGKSMQGAGGAIVLGTAMNNIMARSAGKGKALESSPEDWIQDTYRELDDIFRTFDGVMMASVVLGLINERTGRMLYFNAEHPWTVLFRDGKSSFLEKELTLRKLGSPSEMSFKILEYVLKPGDVIYVGSDGRDDINVAQGNSSWTMNEDETIFLKAVESSKADLDGVVNYIHGLGILTDDLSLIRIGFQETEVATASEPKRKYGDTAIRKFSEAKELLQQDEISTAVVLLEETIKSEPDFKEAIRLLGQIYYDQKDYEKAASLFAEYVKFDSDSPNIWFLLSICQKYLKNYSQASISAEKVRYSQPQRLANLVNLTDNYRLLGRWEEARSTLLVAQSIDKESPGVKKLDELLKSKGY
- the ilvC gene encoding ketol-acid reductoisomerase yields the protein MANLYYDQDTDISLLKGKTIAVIGYGSQGHAQAQNMKDSGLKVIIGLKEGSKSKKDAQEAGFEVYSVAEAAKKADIIQILAPDEIQADIYKADIEPNLKKGDALVFSHGFNIHYEFIKPPQDVDVYMVAPKGPGHLVRRVYVEGGGVPCLIAVNQDATGEAKKRALAHAAGVGGGRAGILETSFREETETDLFGEQVVLCGGLSNLIMAGFETLTEAGYDPEIAYFECLHEVKLITDLIYEGGLARMRYSISGTAEYGDYVSGPRIIDAGVKARMKDVLNDIQKDKGAKFAKAWIAETKAGYPEFNKMRDKNANHPIEGVGKKLRSMMKWLGK
- a CDS encoding OsmC family protein, which translates into the protein MSEYRIQLNWKKGPEEFKYETYDRTHFIRFGGGQEIRGSSTASTFGKEEYANPEEIIAASLSSCHMLTFLAVAAKRKYIVLEYSDTAISTLDKNENGKLAIVKIDIHPKTKFAQENFPTEEELKTLHELAHKSCFIGNSIKAEVIIHPSLE
- a CDS encoding methyl-accepting chemotaxis protein; the protein is MSNQTGAEKIAATGPITINRIRFGLIFLYFASIAIGYKLSTTTQNTMYIAGTSAMVLYTLYSFYKNRFGGGVSPVLGKAFVLVDVVVLTLVMIGATFEDPKRASVVIRQIVLFTIYVIYIIYSGLLLSTSFVIWTGLSSVVAQLIIIFNAKLTGVIFTEDPKIVNLPGYAPISEQFTKTAFLIVVVFIVRTLISIFMRLKDAEEEKSIAAERARMELETEREKMTISASSLRRNSKTLREFSGELSEVVSSHAASFEQISSTMEEFLAQTEHSAGTVRNQLLRIEGLLGESGNLHDLIEKIDSNSSQLNKNMEIVLSASKEVSAFVEALRQSLDSLGNSFRSVGEVNQIMSDVADRTNLLSLNASIEAARAGMAGKGFAVVAVEVSKLAESSSENADRISRIIKESTGHVLEGQKSASTATQKVQQQESLFGNFLDRFAQLSELLEKQKTVNDRFLSNLGELRDLSSDIEIASKEQASGSGSMMQAVSALQSSMDSLLDKSELLGETIRTLEKEAEVLTLQESSVN
- a CDS encoding caspase family protein, which codes for MKSLISAIGISLFLFSTDVFAQRRFGLIFGSNYKGNKAGIPELNLCEADAKYLHDEIRRVGKFDDIKIILGKDVTKDNIQKEIKALSSRAKSDDTVFLYFSGHGAFQRDANAKNGMRNFIICYDRPHLSDDELNDYLSDIKSPKTVFVFDCCFSGGITKKGRSTRGAAPVPIPQGSDGTVRQDPQDFYFQDKAIISSADDNQTAIEVGGNINHGIFTYTFGKALSTADLNHDNVVTALEAFFVSRDDTAAMAKKFDHEQVPQVSGNASGILLAGEKKPEPPPAVEPTKPPVNPTVTPDVDPPKPNPVTPVVTPQEPPVVPTNSKGDLVIKTTIIQDRAYGVSDLPPDIRLTTGKKRKGNRSVKVLIDDKEYETKISTESSAYWGSVKKMGKLVSGAIYTLTLKDLPAGVHKITIQADDYPEIQKTQAVIPNKKNEMEVVTSMSGFGAIRGKVFYQTLDNPVINQPIYMPTISSVTGIQKLNTDQSGNFWFTNLKPGEYEIKASFAEDLNLNNSNLVVKEGEVTEVDVILNVKLPSTKTKY